From the Verrucomicrobiia bacterium genome, the window TTGCTAATGCAAGGCAGCTCACAGATTTTTACAACCCCCAGCGGACAACTGATGGCGCTTGGCACAAACCTCTGGAGCGGCCAGCTTGCTGGGCTGGACCTGCCCAATAATCCCATGAGCCCCACCTATGTGGAGAGCACCGATCCGACTCAGGCGACCGGCTCCTATATCAGCATTAACCACGCGATCAAGTCCGGCGCGCAGTCGTTGCACTGCGCCGATTGTCACAGCCCCAACAGCGTGCTGGATTTTGGCGCCTTGGGCTACTCGGTGGCGCGCGCGGCATATTTGCGTGGCATGGTGCAAATCGTCTCCTGTCAACCGCGCGGCGGCGGACTGCGGCTCCAATGGACCAGCGAGCCCGGCCTGACGTATCAGGTATGGACCTGCACGAATCTGGAGGCCGGAAACTGGACCGTCATGAGCTCCTCCTGCACAGCCACAAACAACACGACCGAGCTGCAGGCGCCGGCGAGTGGCGCACCGGCGACCTACTACCGCGTAGAGTTGCTGCCTTAACCTGAAAAGTGAGACGATTTGAGATCGAACTCCTTCTGGAGCCGGGAACACATGAGCGCGCAAAGCTTGAAAATGGTCTCGTCGGCGATGAAGTAAAACACTTTCAAGCCCGCTTTGCGCCGCCCCACCATTCCGGCGTTGGCCAACGCTGCAAGCTGTTTAGAGACATTCGCCTGGAGCCCTCCCGTCGCGGCGACCAATTGGGACACATTTTTCTCGCCGTTTTCCAAAGCGCGCAATAAGCGAAGCCGCGTCGGGTCCGCCAGAGCTTTGAAACGCGCCGCCACTATCTCCAAGGCTTGATCCGACAAGGGTGGTTGTTTCCGTCGTTTAGCCACAAGCATTTTCCAAATCAAGCCGAATCAAGGGTAAGCATCGACACCGAGCGAGTAAACGGCAAAAGGCGAGCTGCGGCATTTTTGGCGAGTGGGGCTTCCGATCCAAAGCCGGGTGACTACCGGCGCCTCGCTGACCAGCGGCGGAGCGCGAAACACCGCGTGCTCGATCTGTTTCCGAGGCCCTTTCCTCAATCCAATCTTCCTTCCCAGCTTTCGGCCCTACAGCTGAGCCTGCCTCTAACGCCAGAGATGGAAAATGCCTTTGCCAATCCAGAAAAGGCCCAGGCGGTCGAAGAAGATACTCAGGATATTGAAGTTCCCCAGGAATATCGAGTCGCCCATCGCGAATCCAATACCGATGAGGATGGTGGCCGTTGCTCAGGGCCGCCAAGTTATCGGGTTTCTTGGCCGTTCCGGCCATGGCGCAACCCACCGCCAAAAAATAGCAAGCGAACGCAAGCGGGGGTTTTTGGCATCAGTTAGCCTTGCCCCATGAAAACCGCTTTGATCCTCGCTTGGCTGGGCACGTTGGCCGTTGAATCCGGCGCTGCCCTCACAAACGAGCAGACTGCCTCACTTTCCTCGCAGATTTCCACAAGCACGCGCTACGGCCTGCTCAACTGGCTGGACAACCTTGATCTGGGCGCACGTTGCCCGTTCTATCAATTCGTCTCAGAAAGCGGCCTTGTGGACTCGACGTTCGGAGCCGGAATCGAAGTGGGTATTCCTACTGGCTCGGCTCTCAGCAAGAATGCAGAACTGGTGCCCAAAATCTTCACTGACCTGAAAATAGGCAATTTCACCACCCAATCCATCTTTGGTTATTCAACATTGTTCGGCCCCGGCGAGGAGGGCGGTTTGCAAACATTTGAATATGGGTTTGTGTTCGGCTACACGATTGCCCGCAACCGATTGCCGCTGCCGGATGTGCTGGAGACGATTCCGTTTCTCGAATTAATTGGCGAGACAGAATTGAACAAAGGCAATCCCGGCCATAACAGCCTGCTCGGAAATGCTGGGTTGCGTATCAACCTTAAAGCCGTTGGCCGCGTGCAGCCACGCCCTGGGATCGGGTTTGTTTTCCCGATGGACAGCGGCGCTCGCGAGCAAACAGGTTGGGGTGTCATTACAAGTTTGGTGTTTCAATTCTAAGGATTGCGGCCAAAGGGGGCTTCCCGGATTAAATGTAAGACCATGAACCTAAACCGGCGCGAGTTTCTAATGTTGACGACGATAGTAGTCACCGGCTGCCAAGCTGTGGAACACAATAATAGTTCCTCTGGGGCCCAACGAGTGGTGAACGCAGGGCCGGTTGGCAGCTTTGCCGCTAACGGTGTGTATGCCGCCTTCCGTGCCCAGGGATTCTTCATTGTCCGGCAAGGCGAAAAACTGATCGCCCTCTCGGCCATTTGCACCCACAAGAAATGCAAACTCAACGCGGAGCCGGACCGTTCGTTTTACTGTCCATGCCACGGGTCAACTTTTGACCCCAACGGCCATGTGACTGAAGGCCCGGCGAAGCGCGATTTGACTGCTTACGCCATTGCCGTGAACGAAAGTGGACAGTTGTTGGTAACAGTCCAGTCGCTGCTTCATGAAACTGTCGGGCACAGGCCCCATTGAATGCCGCTGAAACTCGGCAAGAGCAGGCGGCGGCACTGAACTGGGACACAGTCGGACCGGCCATGCAAGCGGTGGCGGACATCCAAGGCCTGGCTGGCACAAGGGCTGCTCCCCAGACGTGGGATGACGCCCTGTGATGTTTGCAAAAGCGTGCTGCCTTTCGATGAAAAAACGGGGCGCTGCTGCGAGGATCTTTCGGGCAAGACAGAGCTTCTTGTCGCCGAAGACGACCAAGACCTGGCCCAGGACCTGAAAGAAACGCTGGAAGGTCTCGATTACACAGTGCTTGAAGTGGCGCGGTCAGCGGAACAGACCGTGGTTCTCGCCGAAAAACACAGGCCGGATTTGGTGCTCATGGACATTCAACTATCGGGCGAGATGGATGGCATACAGGCTGCCGAGCAACTTCGTGCATTTCAAATCCCGGTGATTTACGTCACCGGCTATTGCGACGGCTCCGTGCTGGAGCGAGCCCAGCAAACCGAACCATGCGGTTACATCCTCAAACCCTACAAAACGTCCGATATCAAAATCGCTGTCCGGATGGGCCTCTACAGGCATCAGGCCGAACAATCGAGACAACAACTGCTCAAGCGGTTCCAGGGCGTGCTGTCCAGCGTTAAGACACTGACGGGACGACTGTCGATTTGCTGTTACTGCAAGAAGATCAAAGACCGGGCGGGCGACTGGCCGGAGGTGGAAACGTACATCATGCAGCATACCAATGCGTCCTTCACGCACGGGATGTGCCCTGACTGCTTTGCCAGTGTTAAAAGGAAGCTAGAAGCCATCGAGGAGAATAACGCAGCGGAAGGTCCGCTTGTTTTAGGCTGAGCGAGCATGCGGATTCTGCATCGTGGGTGAATGACGGATAAATCTCCAGGATGCCCGCCACAATCCATTCCAGTGCCAAACACACCTAAATAATTCCGTCCTGCCGCGGGTTTGACACGGCCCGATGAGCGACCGCGCGTTCGCAAAACGTTGGCGGCGCAGGCTGGCCACACTAATTTGGCAATTTGTCCACGGCAGCCGCGAGATCCGCGCGGTCATGCCAGAGGTGGAATCGGCGCGGCGGTGCGAAGGCGGTCACATCGGCTTCAAGCCCGGCGACGGCACCTACCCGCTTCCCAAGGCGACACCGGTGCGGGTTCGAGTGCCGCAGCGGGAAGGTCCAGCACTTCGGTCGTTGGATCTTTTTCGCGATACACTTTCTCCCAGTGCTCTTTGACATTCATGGACTCGGAGCGCGGCATCCAACAGCATCGAATTGGCGTTAAGTGAAGATGATCTGGCCGCCCGTTGCGAGTTCGTAGAAATCACCGACGGTGAGGACACGTTCAACCTGCGGGCAAAAGTCGTCCTTGGTCAAGTGGAACATATCCACCGTAGCCTTGCAGGCGTAGAGTTTGCCGCCCGCGTCGTGGATCATCTCAACGAACTCGGGGATGGGGGGGATGTCCAGTTTGGCCATTTCCTTGTTCATCATCGAAGTAGCGAACGCCGACACACCGGGGATAGCTCCCATAAAAGAGGGCAAGGGGAACCCTTTGGCGTCCGGCACGCGCATCGCGGGGTTGCCGACGGTAGCAATCTTAATGCTGCCCATATACTTTTTGAGCACCGCGTACAGGCCAAAGAAAGTGAAGAACAGGTTCGCTTCGATGCCCTCCATACGCGCGCCGTTGGCCATGATCAGGCCGGGATACACCCCGTCGAGCGAACCGCGCGAAACGATGATGGATACTTTCTTGATTTTATCGTTGTTTGCCATAGAGGTTTCTTCCGGTTAAACACAACTGGCCGGTTTGGGATAACCCGAGATCCTGGCCGCTTTCTTGATCGGCCCGTCGGGGAAGAGCGTGTAAAGCTCTTTAGTGGGGATGTTGCCCACCTTGTTCATGCGGCGCATCCCCGGCACGCCCCCCTTCTCCTTGAAATCTTTGTCAATGAAATCCAGGACCTTCCAATGGGCCTCGGTCAGCGTAATACCGACCTCCTGCGCCAGGGCAACCGCGATTTGGCGGTTCCACTGCGCGTGATTGGTCAGGTAGCCCTCGTCGTTTACATCGATGGTCGCGCCGTTAATTGCTTTCTGTGGCATAGTATTGCTTGTCATTTAATGGGATTAAACAGCGGGCTCGGCTTGCAGGAGGTCCGCCGGGATTTGTTTTCCTGCCCGGCTCATCCGATGGCCGACACCCGGCAGGGGAATCGCCTTGAGCAGGAGGTTCCAGTAAATCCATCTGAAAGAGAGCTTGCCCCAGTGGTTCACCCGGCTTTCTTTCAAGAGGGAAAACGGTCCGATGCCGGGCAAGGGATAAGTGCCTTGAACGGGCTGGAGATTATAGTTGAAGTCGAGGAGGAACGCTTTCCCATAGCCCGACTCGATAAAGCAGTTGGCGTGGCCATCGAAGTCCTTCTCCAGCGATTGGCCATTCATGGAATGCAGGATGTTCTTGGTCAGCACCTCCGCCTCGAAATGCGCCACGGACCCGGCCTTTGAGGCCGGCACATCGGTAGCATCGCCGATCACAAAAACGTTCTGATGCGCCTTGGACTGGAGCGTGTGGGGGTCAGTGGGGACGAAATTAAGCTCATCGCCCAGTCCGGAGCGGTCGATGACGGCATCGCCCATGTTCGTCGGCACCGTGACCAGCAGGTCATAGGGCACTTCTTTGTCGTCCCAGGAAACAATCTTGTGTTTCTCATTGTCCACGCTGCCGATATTGAAATCCGTGACCACATTGATTCGCTTTTCCTCCAGCATGTAGCCCAGGACATTTGAACAAATCGGTTTGGTGAAAGCGCCCGGCAGCGGGGTGACATAAACCAGCTCGGTCTTATCGCGAAGACCGCGCTCGGAGAGCCACCAATCGGCCAGGAACGCAAACTCAAGCGGTGCCACGG encodes:
- a CDS encoding metalloregulator ArsR/SmtB family transcription factor, producing MAKRRKQPPLSDQALEIVAARFKALADPTRLRLLRALENGEKNVSQLVAATGGLQANVSKQLAALANAGMVGRRKAGLKVFYFIADETIFKLCALMCSRLQKEFDLKSSHFSG
- a CDS encoding Rieske (2Fe-2S) protein codes for the protein MNLNRREFLMLTTIVVTGCQAVEHNNSSSGAQRVVNAGPVGSFAANGVYAAFRAQGFFIVRQGEKLIALSAICTHKKCKLNAEPDRSFYCPCHGSTFDPNGHVTEGPAKRDLTAYAIAVNESGQLLVTVQSLLHETVGHRPH
- a CDS encoding response regulator, whose translation is MLPFDEKTGRCCEDLSGKTELLVAEDDQDLAQDLKETLEGLDYTVLEVARSAEQTVVLAEKHRPDLVLMDIQLSGEMDGIQAAEQLRAFQIPVIYVTGYCDGSVLERAQQTEPCGYILKPYKTSDIKIAVRMGLYRHQAEQSRQQLLKRFQGVLSSVKTLTGRLSICCYCKKIKDRAGDWPEVETYIMQHTNASFTHGMCPDCFASVKRKLEAIEENNAAEGPLVLG
- a CDS encoding DsrE/DsrF/DrsH-like family protein → MANNDKIKKVSIIVSRGSLDGVYPGLIMANGARMEGIEANLFFTFFGLYAVLKKYMGSIKIATVGNPAMRVPDAKGFPLPSFMGAIPGVSAFATSMMNKEMAKLDIPPIPEFVEMIHDAGGKLYACKATVDMFHLTKDDFCPQVERVLTVGDFYELATGGQIIFT
- a CDS encoding TusE/DsrC/DsvC family sulfur relay protein, which encodes MPQKAINGATIDVNDEGYLTNHAQWNRQIAVALAQEVGITLTEAHWKVLDFIDKDFKEKGGVPGMRRMNKVGNIPTKELYTLFPDGPIKKAARISGYPKPASCV
- a CDS encoding FAD/NAD(P)-binding oxidoreductase codes for the protein MKRLLILGAGTAGTMMANHLRKKLNLEEWRIAVVDQYPKHYYQPGFLFMPFGLYSEADVVKPKRKFIPRGVDYVEAQVERIDADGNRVFLASGESVDYDLLIIATGAKTAPNQTEGMLGSDWRKQVFDFYTFEGASALNKALHDWKGGRLVVHISEMPIKCPVAPLEFAFLADWWLSERGLRDKTELVYVTPLPGAFTKPICSNVLGYMLEEKRINVVTDFNIGSVDNEKHKIVSWDDKEVPYDLLVTVPTNMGDAVIDRSGLGDELNFVPTDPHTLQSKAHQNVFVIGDATDVPASKAGSVAHFEAEVLTKNILHSMNGQSLEKDFDGHANCFIESGYGKAFLLDFNYNLQPVQGTYPLPGIGPFSLLKESRVNHWGKLSFRWIYWNLLLKAIPLPGVGHRMSRAGKQIPADLLQAEPAV